A region of the Leishmania major strain Friedlin complete genome, chromosome 4 genome:
GGTGATCGCATCAGCAGCCGCTAAATACGGCGGACGGGGAGGGCCCGGTGCTGTGCAACTTGCTCGCAGCGAGGAAAGCAGAAAAGCATGCGTTCTCGCTCGAGTGTGTGCGTtagggcggggtgggggtgagCAGCAGGGGTGCAGGACGGTGTTGGCATACTTACCTTTGAGAacgttccccccccctcctcctctcccccccacacactcacacatacagagagggagaaaacACTGAGGCTGCCTCCGCCcacgcgatgcagcgcttCCACGCTCGTATTCACTCTCGACAAGatggagagcgagggggggggcggaggtcTCTGTCAGGGGAACGATACGCTGCTCGTGCTCCCACGCCCCATCGGGGGcgcacatgtgtgcatgtacgAGCGCGAGCAAAAACACGGACGCTGAGGAGAGTCATGTatggggcggcggcgcctctcGCGGAAATGGGGCATCGATGGCGACAGTGTAGCCCATCTAGATAGGCCTGCAGATgccactgtgtgtgtgtgtgtgtgtgtgcctgtgagCAGCCCGGCAGCGGAGGGAAAGGAGGCGGGAGCATCCTCATGCGCAACGGCAAAGGGACCGATACACCCCGCCCCCGATCCAGGGCCGTTGCGAAACAGTAACAGTAgtggcagccgctgcagctacGGAGATACTGCACGCACGTCTACGGGAAAGAAGAGTTAGAGGTGTTGCGCATGCCTCCATTCGCTGGTCACCGCCTCCTTCCCTGCCCCTCTGCTCTCCGTCTGCTACGGACTGCCGGCTCTCTTGCTCTCATACCACGCGAGAGCTAAGCGGATGATAGTGACGGCTCATCGTGTTGATCGTCCTCACGTACTCTTCCTCCACGTACGCACGTTTCGAGCCCTCTTCCTGAACAACGGCTTGTCTGGCTTCCTCCAGCACACGCCGGCTCTGCAGCCACTCCTTCTTAAACTGTGCCACGCACAGGAGCTGATCGTCCAGATCACCTGACATGATGTCGATCAGTTTGAGCCGTGCCTTGGCCTCCCGCCGCTCGCACTCCAGTCGGATAACGCGCTCCGTTTTGAAGAAGTGGTGCAGCGTtacctccgccgcctgttGTTGCCTTGATCGGGACATGACTGGatgaagggagggggaggggggaggagggtgtgtcaagagagggaggagagcaggaCGCGATGAACGCTGCCTAACGAAGTTCGCAGATGTGATGGATATGTGTACCTGCGTTGGAGTCGataccaccgccgcccctgAGGTGAGCCTGTGGCACTCAACATCAACACCGGTGGCGATCCGTTGCGACAccgtcgcgcgcagcgcgtgcatgAGGGAGTCACACGTCAGTGTGTTCACGTATGCCACACACGAAAGGAAAGGGGAAGAGCGGAGACGACAGCCGAGTGAAGAGCGTCGCGGCATGTGTCCGTTCGCGGTAGAGACGGGCTCATGTAGCATGTGCTTGTGCAGCTGATGATGTGCAGGCCTCTGTGTCCTTCACGTACAGCACACCCAACGGGGACAGCAAGGGAGGAGACGCTGAGACAGACAGGAATAGAGAAAACGACGTGCCACACCGGCGTCATCAGGCGACTAACGCAATGGTCGTCAAGACGACGGATGGAGGGGCCGTCGCTTCAAGCAAAGACGCTTTACAGCAGACGTTCTCGATGTGCGGATGGgtccgctgcaccgccagcgttCGTGCTGCGGTGCCTTGCCCACCTTACTCTGCTGGGGTCATTGGCGCCGGTCGGGCACGGCAGAACAGCTTCACATCGAGGCTGGCAATGCAGCCCACCACTGCATCCAGAGAGGATGATGCGGAACTGCGGCGACCGGCGGCGTCATGAGATGGCGTGCTTGTCGTCCTGCGTGGtagcgccaccgcggcgtcctcgtccgcATCGACGCGGGCGTGTATGCCGTCCACACATGCGCGGTACGTGCGAAAGCCGAGGCAGTAGCAGATGCCATGCACCGTGAGCTTCGCCATGTCCTGCAGAACTGCGACGACGCCACAGTagacgcacaggcacgcggCACACCTGGGATGTGCGTCGATGGCCCAGGTCATGCACAGCCCGTacacgacggcgagggcgagtacgacgcgcaggcgcgaGCGTCGCCAGAAGCGCCACCCCGCCCGCACcggcgaggcgcagctcatCGTCAGGAACAGGTTCAGGTAGAGGATGTAGAACGTGAGAATGCCGCCCAGGCGCTCCTCAGTGATGACCGGCAGCATGCTGGGTGATACTAGTGGCCACCAGCCACGTCTGTCACAGGCAAGGCCGCCAACGATGCCgagggcgacgccgccgacgagCCCGATAAAAGCCATCGTggacgcctgcagcagcgccacgcggtAGCTGAGACAGCAGGGTGCCACGGTCCAGTAGGTGTCGTCGCCAGCCTCTGTAGACACCCATATCAGCGTCAGTCCGTTGATGTAGATGAGTGTCAAAACGTGAAGGCCGCTCGGTGGAAGCCCTAGTCCCATCTCATTCGAGGATTCGCcaacgcagcgccgcggaaCCGCCACCGCCAAGGCGGCAACGAGCACCGacagctgcagtgccgccgctgctaccCAAAAGAAAACGGAGTAGATGGTGCTGAAGAGCTCGCGGCTGACGAcaagcagctccaccacggcGCCGAGGTGATCGGAGGTGAGGGCGATGTCCGCACCCCACAGCGCGCCCCGTGCCGCGGCTTGGCCCTGCTCAGCCGAAAGAAGCGCGATGCCGACATCCGAaaggcgcgccgctgcggcgtcgttCACCCCGTCGCCCAGCACCGCTACGACGCGGCCTGACTGctgaagcgcacgcacaagcgcTGCTTTCTGGTGAGGCTGCATCTCTGCGTacgcgcagcaggcggcgtACTCGCTCGCAGagttcgcagcagcgctcaGGTCGACCGTCACGCTCAGCGCAGACGCTGGTGAGCGGTGCTCTGCTTCCCACAACCTCAGAGGTGGCACGTCGTGTCCGCTCATCACCTCGGATTTtagctgcaccgcctcggctgctgcggcgacagcCCGGTGCTCATCGCCGGAGATCAGCGTCACGTCAACACCAAGTCGGCTACAGTCCGAGACCAACGgggccgcgtcgctgcgcagTGGGTCAGCGAACGTCAGAAGCCCTGCTAGCCGCCAAGGGTCATCACCCTCAGCaacggccaccgccacacatCGCAGACCGCTCTGGCTCCAGGCAAACACcagacgctgcgcctccatgCATGCGGCGGCAGATTCTGGATGCTGGACGACCGCCAAGACGGAGCGAAGCCGCCCTTCGGTGACTCGAAGAAGCGCCCCgtcacgccggcgcagcagggcgGAACTGCGATGCTCCCCCTCGTGCTCTACGTAGTCCAACTGCGTGTACTCGTCACAGGCGTCGAGgtccgcgctgcgcagcacagcTCGCTTCGTCGCGTGCAGACTTggctgccgccaccggcacgccagcgccatcagctgcaccacggctgcaCGCGACGGATACCCTGCTAAGTAGGCGCGATGATGCGCCGCGAGGGTGCAGTGACCAGAGGACAGGGTGCCCGTCTTGTCCACGAGCAGCATGTCCACCGATGCAAGTGAGAGGAGGGCGCGGAGGCGCAAGAGGACGGCCTGAGAACGCTGCATGGCCGCCGACGCACCGCGTGACACGGCCACGTACACGGCGAGATCAAATAAAAGCGgagcgcacagcagcgccagcaacgTTGTCTCCCGCGCCACCTTCCACATCGAGTAGCCGTCCCACCCACGGAGAGCCCCAAacagcaccacctccgccgtcaccgctACGGCAGCTACAAGGAAGTATGTGCTGACGTAGGCTCGGctgagccgctgccgctcctcaaAGCCGTGCGGCAGGCGCTCTACGAGCTCAATGGTCTGACCCACGAACGTTTCCGGCCCTGTGTAGCGCACCACAGCATCTGCAGCCCCGTCCACCACCTTGGTGCCGGCGATCAGGAGCTGGCCCGCGGTGACAGGCTCAGTGCGGGTGCGCCCCGTCACGTCTGACATATCGATCAGCACGGACCCGCTGTAGAGAGAGCAGTCAGCGAACACCCCGGACCCTGCAACAAGCCGGACAAGGTCACCAGGCACCAGCTGCGCTGACCCCACCATTGCCCATGTCTCCTCTCGGTAGGCAACCGCGCGGCCTGGTACGAGGCACCGGTGGAGGCGCCGCACCCGTGCGCGGTCTACCACCGCTGTCGTCACCAGCACCGCGATTCGCATCACCACGAGCCACGCCAGGGTAAACCACAGGCAgtggctgccgccgacgACCTCGTAGACGAACGCcccggcagcgacgagggcCGTGCTGGGAGAGAGCAACGCGCCTACAACGAAGCGATGGAGCGGT
Encoded here:
- a CDS encoding putative proton motive ATPase, which gives rise to MSSKSAAASLVDGSVGTPESWLPLNSVRAPPRVLDSTAVYEARQRFGMNEVRLTVTPLHRFVVGALLSPSTALVAAGAFVYEVVGGSHCLWFTLAWLVVMRIAVLVTTAVVDRARVRRLHRCLVPGRAVAYREETWAMVGSAQLVPGDLVRLVAGSGVFADCSLYSGSVLIDMSDVTGRTRTEPVTAGQLLIAGTKVVDGAADAVVRYTGPETFVGQTIELVERLPHGFEERQRLSRAYVSTYFLVAAVAVTAEVVLFGALRGWDGYSMWKVARETTLLALLCAPLLFDLAVYVAVSRGASAAMQRSQAVLLRLRALLSLASVDMLLVDKTGTLSSGHCTLAAHHRAYLAGYPSRAAVVQLMALACRWRQPSLHATKRAVLRSADLDACDEYTQLDYVEHEGEHRSSALLRRRDGALLRVTEGRLRSVLAVVQHPESAAACMEAQRLVFAWSQSGLRCVAVAVAEGDDPWRLAGLLTFADPLRSDAAPLVSDCSRLGVDVTLISGDEHRAVAAAAEAVQLKSEVMSGHDVPPLRLWEAEHRSPASALSVTVDLSAAANSASEYAACCAYAEMQPHQKAALVRALQQSGRVVAVLGDGVNDAAAARLSDVGIALLSAEQGQAAARGALWGADIALTSDHLGAVVELLVVSRELFSTIYSVFFWVAAAALQLSVLVAALAVAVPRRCVGESSNEMGLGLPPSGLHVLTLIYINGLTLIWVSTEAGDDTYWTVAPCCLSYRVALLQASTMAFIGLVGGVALGIVGGLACDRRGWWPLVSPSMLPVITEERLGGILTFYILYLNLFLTMSCASPVRAGWRFWRRSRLRVVLALAVVYGLCMTWAIDAHPRCAACLCVYCGVVAVLQDMAKLTVHGICYCLGFRTYRACVDGIHARVDADEDAAVALPRRTTSTPSHDAAGRRSSASSSLDAVVGCIASLDVKLFCRARPAPMTPAE